The Chitinophaga sp. H8 region CATCCCCAATTTTACCGAATGGGGAAAACACCGGGCTACTGCCGACCCGGTCATAGTAACCTACAAGGGTGATTATTACCTGTTTTCCACCAATCAGTGGGGATACTGGTGGAGCAGCGATCTATGCCACTGGAACTTTGTAGCCCGCAAGTTCCTGAAACCCTACCATAAAGTATACGATGAATTATGCGCACCTGCTGTATGGGTAATGGGGGATACCTTGCTGGTATTTGGCTCTACCTATGAAAAAAACTTTCCGATCTGGATGAGCACAGATCCTAAAGGCAATCAGTGGAAGGAGGCGGTTGATTCCTTTGAGATAGGAGGGTGGGATCCGGATTTTTTCCTGGATGATGACGGACGGCTGTATATGTATAATGGCAGCAGCAACAGGTACCCGCTGTATGGTATTGAAATCAACCGGAAAACTTTCCAGCCTATCGGCACGCGGAAGGAGATGTACCTCCTGGAACCAGATCGGTATGGATGGCAGCGTTTCGGGGAATATATGGATAATACTTTCCTGGACCCCTTTATAGAAGGAGCTTCCATGACCAGGCATAACGGAAAATACTACCTGCAATATGGCGCACCGGGTACCGAGTTCAGCGGATATGCCGATGGTGTGGTGGTGAGTGATCATCCCCTGGGGCCGTTTACGCCCCAGCGGCACAATCCGATTTCCTATAAGCCTGGTGGTTTTGCGCGGGGAGCCGGGCATGGCAGCACCTTTAAAGATCAATGGGAACACTGGTGGCATGTGTCTACCATGGTCATTTCGGTGAAGAACAATTTTGAACGGCGTATAGGCATCTGGCCAACGGGTTTTGATAAAGAGGGGCAAATGCATGTGAATACCGTTTTCGGAGATTATCCCCACTACCTGCCAGGAGCTGTGGCGCAGCGTAAAGGGAACGAGGCAGGAAATTTTCCGGAAGGAACCTTTACCGGCTGGATGTTGCTTAACTATAACAAACCGGTAGCGGTGTCTTCCACTTTGGGTGGTTATCTGCCTAACTATGCGGTGGATGAAAATATTAAAACCTACTGGAGCGCTGCTACGGGCAATCCGGGAGAATGGATCCAGACCGACCTGGGCAGCCGGAGTATGGTACAAGCTATCCAGATCAACTATGCTGATCAGGATGCCACCTTCCTCGGCAAACAAACGGATATTTACCACCAGTACAAAGTATACACCAGTGAGGACGGAAAACGCTGGCAATTACTGGTGGATAAAAGTAAAAGTGCCACGGATGCGCCACATGCGTACCTGGAACTGTCCAAGCCTGTTCAGGCACGGTTTATCAAACTGGAAAATATACATATGCCCACCGGAAAGTTTGCTATCAGTGGCCTGCGGGTATTTGGCAGTGGAAATGGAAGTCTGCCAGCGGCGGTAAAAGACTTTTATGTATTGCGCACAGAGAAGGACAAACGCAGTGCCTGGCTTAAATGGAGCCCGGTGGATAATGCCTATGCCTACAATATCTATACGGGTATTGCGCCGGATAAGCTGTACAACTGTATCATGGTACATGGTGCCAATGACTATTATTTCAAAGCCATGGACAAGGATCTGCCTTATTATTTCTGTATTGAAGCCGTGAATGAAAATGGGGTATCACAGCGAAGTGAGGTAATGAAAGCAGAATAAATGGAGGCGTTACCGTTACCCTTCATGTATTTATTCCCCTTTGGCATTATTAAATTATTATTTTAGGCGCTGCAAAAATTTCACGATATGCAAAAACTGTTTGTAACGTTAGTGCTGCTGGCTTGTACAGGTTATTTACAAGCCAAGGTAGTATTGCCCTCTACCTTTACCAATAATATGGTACTGCAGCAAAAATCGAAAGTACCATTGTCGGGTACGGCCACTGCCGACCACCCCGTAAAAGTAACGACCAGCTGGAACAATAAAACCTATAAGGCCACTGCTGGTGCCGACGGGCGCTGGAGCCTGCAGATCAGTACCCCTTCCTATGGCGGGCCTTACTCCATTACATTTGATGATGGGGAAACACTCACCTTAGAAAATATCCTGATAGGAGAAGTGTGGATCTGCTCCGGGCAATCTAATATGGAGATGAATGTAAACGGCAGCAATGGCGGCTGGGGACAGGTATACGGATATGAAGAGGAAGTGGCTACGGCAGATTATCCTCAGATCCGGCATCTGATGGTGAAGCACACCACGAGTGCTACTCCGGTGGCAGAAGCGGCTATCCGGGAAGGCGGCTGGGAAATATGCTCTCCTCAAACAGTATCCAATTTCTCTGCAGTAGCTTATTTCTTTGCACGCAACCTGTATAAAAAGAACGGCGTACCCATTGGGTTAATACATACTTCCTGGGGAGGTACCATTGCGGAAGCATGGGTAAGCGGCGGGGCTTTAAAAACAATGCCCGATTTCAAAGCTACCGTGGAGAAGAATGAAGCCGCAGGTGCAGAAGCCTTTAAAGATAATAACCCTAACAGGGCTACCGCATTGTACAATGCAATGATCTATCCTTTTATCACTTTCCCGGTACGTGGTGCTATCTGGTATCAGGGAGAAAGTAATGCGGGCAGAGCTTATCAGTACAGAACGTTATTCCCGCTGCTGATAAAAGACTGGCGGGAAAAATGGAAGAATCCAAAGATGCCTTTCTTCTTTGTACAGTTGGCCAGCTTCAGAGATCAGAAAGAAAATCCGGATGAATCCGACTGGGCAGAACTGCGGGAAGCACAGGCGATGACTTTATCATTACCCAATACCGGTATGGCAGTAGCTATTGATATCGGAGATGCTAAAGATATCCACCCTAAAAATAAACAGGATGTGGGCAACCGTCTGGCATTAAATGCACGGGCTAAAGTATATGGAGAAAAAGTAGTGTTTGCCGGACCGGTATATCAGGGGCAAAAGGTAGAAGGCGGAAAGATCCGTTTAACGTTCAAGTCGCCCGACGGGCTGGTGGCCAAAGATGGCGGCGCGTTAAAAGGATTTTCCATTGCGGGTGCCGACAAGAAATTCCATTGGGCAACAGCTGAAATACAAGGGAATGACATCATTGTATCCTGTCCGGAAGTAACTGCACCGGTAGCCGTGCGCTATGCCTGGGCAGACAATCCTGCAAACAACCTGGTGAACAAGACCGGATTGCCGGCTCCACCTTTCCGTACGGATGAGTGGGCAGGTATTACTATCAATAACAAATAATCCTATAGAATATCTTATCCTTTAAAAACGGCAGCGGATAGCTGCCGTTTTTTATTTTTAACTTCATGCAAAAGGGAACCGTGAATATTTTATTATTGACCCTACTAATGGCCGCCTGTGGGAAAGGTGGCAATGGAATACCTGCAACAGCCAATAAGCCGAAAACAAATACCTGGTATGTATCTCCGGAAGGCAGTGATGCAGCAGCAGGTACGCTGAAAGCGCCCTTCAGAGGTATCAATACAGCATTGGGCAAAGCTATGCCGGGGGATACGGTCATGGTGAGAAAAGGCACCTACCAGGAAAAGGTAGTATTTCCCAGATCAGGCCGCCTGGATAAATATATTACCCTCAAAGCCTATACGGGAGAACGGCCGGTGATTGATGGCACAGATATGGCCATCACCGGAAAAGAAGGGCTGGTAACGATCAAAAACGCCAGCTATATCATATTGGAAGGATTTGAAATGTGC contains the following coding sequences:
- a CDS encoding family 43 glycosylhydrolase, translating into MKRYLLRKKWWLAVLALLGVTGLQAQQQLTYCNPIDIDYGYCPIPNFTEWGKHRATADPVIVTYKGDYYLFSTNQWGYWWSSDLCHWNFVARKFLKPYHKVYDELCAPAVWVMGDTLLVFGSTYEKNFPIWMSTDPKGNQWKEAVDSFEIGGWDPDFFLDDDGRLYMYNGSSNRYPLYGIEINRKTFQPIGTRKEMYLLEPDRYGWQRFGEYMDNTFLDPFIEGASMTRHNGKYYLQYGAPGTEFSGYADGVVVSDHPLGPFTPQRHNPISYKPGGFARGAGHGSTFKDQWEHWWHVSTMVISVKNNFERRIGIWPTGFDKEGQMHVNTVFGDYPHYLPGAVAQRKGNEAGNFPEGTFTGWMLLNYNKPVAVSSTLGGYLPNYAVDENIKTYWSAATGNPGEWIQTDLGSRSMVQAIQINYADQDATFLGKQTDIYHQYKVYTSEDGKRWQLLVDKSKSATDAPHAYLELSKPVQARFIKLENIHMPTGKFAISGLRVFGSGNGSLPAAVKDFYVLRTEKDKRSAWLKWSPVDNAYAYNIYTGIAPDKLYNCIMVHGANDYYFKAMDKDLPYYFCIEAVNENGVSQRSEVMKAE
- a CDS encoding sialate O-acetylesterase, whose product is MQKLFVTLVLLACTGYLQAKVVLPSTFTNNMVLQQKSKVPLSGTATADHPVKVTTSWNNKTYKATAGADGRWSLQISTPSYGGPYSITFDDGETLTLENILIGEVWICSGQSNMEMNVNGSNGGWGQVYGYEEEVATADYPQIRHLMVKHTTSATPVAEAAIREGGWEICSPQTVSNFSAVAYFFARNLYKKNGVPIGLIHTSWGGTIAEAWVSGGALKTMPDFKATVEKNEAAGAEAFKDNNPNRATALYNAMIYPFITFPVRGAIWYQGESNAGRAYQYRTLFPLLIKDWREKWKNPKMPFFFVQLASFRDQKENPDESDWAELREAQAMTLSLPNTGMAVAIDIGDAKDIHPKNKQDVGNRLALNARAKVYGEKVVFAGPVYQGQKVEGGKIRLTFKSPDGLVAKDGGALKGFSIAGADKKFHWATAEIQGNDIIVSCPEVTAPVAVRYAWADNPANNLVNKTGLPAPPFRTDEWAGITINNK